One segment of Brassica napus cultivar Da-Ae chromosome C3, Da-Ae, whole genome shotgun sequence DNA contains the following:
- the LOC106359270 gene encoding glutathione S-transferase T3-like produces the protein MDPFSQNSPEFVNLLASQSSQTIDLESPEIPRFSSQSSEDPKPVEKRKWTPKEDIILISAWLNTSKDPIVSNEQKTGAFWKRIEEYFNSSPQLSGLPPRERWGRVNEQVCKFVGCYEAAVKEQASG, from the exons ATGGATCCTTTTTCCCAGAACTCTCCCGAGTTTGTTAACCTATTAGCTTCACAGAGCAGTCAAACAATAGACTTAGAGTCTCCTGAGATTCCTAGGTTTAGTAGCCAGAGCTCTGAAGATCCTAAACCAGTGGAAAAGAGAAAGTGGACACCGAAAGAAGACATTATCCTCATCAGTGCTTGGTTGAATACCAGCAAGGATCCCATAGTGAGTAATGAGCAGAAGACAGGAGCGTTTTGGAAGAGGATAGAGGAGTATTTCAATTCAAGCCCTCAGCTCAGTGGTTTACCTCCTAGAGAG aggtggggaagAGTGAATGAGCAGGTGTGCAAGTTTGTGGGTTGCTATGAGGCGGCTGTCAAAGAGCAAGCTAGTGGCtaa